The Epinephelus lanceolatus isolate andai-2023 chromosome 14, ASM4190304v1, whole genome shotgun sequence region TGAATAGACCTGGAAGGGtacaaacttaaaaaaaaaaaaaaaaaaaaaaaaaaagactggggATGGATACCGGGAGGGAAGGACAAGTAGTCATGGCTTGTGGTTCAGAACCGTCCTGAACGCTCTCTGTCTCGGGAGCGACGTCTCTCGTGGTCACggccacctccacctcctcgaCCTCTGTCCCTCGAGCGAGATCGCCTCTCTCTCGATCGAGACCGGGACCTGTGGCGGCTGTGGGAGTGCAGGAGGAGTGATTATGAATTACTGTGAGAACACCCAGACGTTCATGTTCACCACTCACAACAGCAGGGTACTAGGGATTAAAAGCAGAGGGGGGCGCCAGGTGTTGCCAATTAGCCCTCTATCATACCCTATCATTGAAACATCCTCCCTACACCGCTACCCCTCCTCCCGTAGCATGGCTCTAACTTTAACCCACAATCGCAAGTAAGTGCAACAACAATAAACCAGTTAAACTCCACTTCAATTTAAGTTTGGTATGTTTTTCTCCTGTTCGTTTCTTCCCTCATCAAAATGAGGGAGTAGGAGGAGGTAGAGTGTACGGCCCGGTCCAGCAGGGAGAGCTCAGTCCGCACAGATGTCTCTCCTTGGCTCTGCCTTCCCTATGCTCTTTTCTATCCATCTAATCCTTGGGCTCCCACTTGGACCCCCAGACAGCAATATTACTCCCACTCAAAGTCTCAAGTTTGCGCATCAGGGATTGCAACATCTAGTGcctaactgaactgaactgtagtGCCTGAGTGTATAAGGTAACTGATATTCATACCTCTTCCTCCGACGCCCATAGAGCTCTCTCCTCAGTTCACGTGAGATGGGCTTCAGATGCATGAAGTTACAGAAGCCACCACGAGTGCATTCCCTGCGGAGAGAGGACAGCGTGGCGCAGTTAGAGCAGAAAAGAATAATACGCCAAATAACATGTGAGGTAAAAGACACTGAGGAATGTCAGTGGAGAACAAGTTTAAAACAGCAGCTGCAACATACAAGCTACAGTTTGCTGATGGAGAGAGACATCATCTTAAAAACAAAGATGTGCGACATACTTTAGGAATCAGAAATAAGTGGATTATCTCAGGGAATAAACTGGGAGCATAAAGAATGTAGAAAAGTAGTAGaaagtaaaaaacataaaaatgatccTGTCCTTTATCTTTATGGGAGACAACTGGGTGCAGCAAGGTCGTAGTAACCAGACATTATATCTTTTAAAGGGGTCATTGTTGCAATGGCTGAAACCCTGAACAGAgatgtcctacagatttaagtAAACACAGTGTTGAACTTCCTCTTTGTTTTATCAAGAGTACACCGTCATCGAAAGCATTAATGGGGAAGTGTTTCAATAAGCAACTGTTCTTCTAGGTTCTAGTCTGAGTCTGCCCTCCCACAGTTTCTTATTGGTTTATTGTGTAACAAGCTGTGTCCTATCACGTAGCACTCACCCCATCTCATATTGGCGACAGCAGGCTTCTCTGAAGTCTGTGACAGGGGAGAGCTCAGCATGGATTGGCTGTCCATTAAACCACCGGTTATTCAGGTCTATCACGGCCTTCTCAGCGTCCTCTTCATAACGGAACTACAAAGGACCATcaagagacacacagagtttatttGAAGAGGaaaaatcaccagctctggATCCAAGCTAAAAACACATGGCATTACAGCAGTGGTAACACTGACAGATTTTAGACCTGACACCCACCTTCACATACACATTTCCCACTAGATGGTCCCCAAGGTTGTCACATACATTCATTTCCTCCACCTCGCCATACTTTTCTTCCATCTCTGTGAAGACCTCCTGCGAGAGAAAAATTAAGGGTGACGTTATGTAGTTGAatgttagggtgctttcagacctagagttcgcttgatttgttcattttagtcaaaccatacaatTTGAGAACGAGGTGCGGCtacaactagaaaacaatgttttgagtctttggatgtgctgaatgtgcatattaaggcagtacaggaggaggtgcacattaataatcctccaggacggtaacatgctcatgtttaacccaaacaatgtgtcatgtgactgcagctggttcggatcgaggtcggaacatgttcacacctgcccaaacgaaccacacttagagccaaacagagcaggtgtgaaagcacccttagctGAAATGTTGAGTTTCAGTCCATTAAAGGAAGAGTTTGACATTAAGATATAATTTGGTGCTTTTACATGCAAAACAGACCCACTGCCCTAATGTGACTGCCTGAGGTTTTACAACAGGAAGTATTTATAGTCATGTTTTAAGTGGCccaattataataataattattaaattatttcctCCAAAGAAGTCAAAGAAAATGTATCCGGGGCAAAGTGGTGTAGTCATGGTTTGAGGCAGACCTGCATTCTATCTTCAGAGTGGCATTACTTACCTCAAAAAACTCATCATAGTGCTCCTGCATCTCCATGTCACTGATGGCACCTAGTGGTTATAAGAGAGAATTATAACGGGAATACAAAACAACGACACATGGATATTACATTATAATTTCTGCAGTAAATTCTGTGTTAAACACAAATTCTGGACACAATGTGCTTTTTTCAGGAGGGTGAATGACTGGATTGAGTGGCATGAGGTCACTTGGGTGGACTAACATAACACTGATGCCTCCAAACAGGCTTCTTAAGGTTAGATCACTCGTCAATACAATTTAACGCCTGCTTTCAGTAGAGAACAATTACATTTATAACTGtacaataaatacagagggGACTTTAGGTGCGACTTCTTGCAGGTTAAAACGCT contains the following coding sequences:
- the u2af1 gene encoding splicing factor U2AF 35 kDa subunit; this encodes MAEYLASIFGTEKDKVNCSFYFKIGACRHGDRCSRLHNKPTFSQTIALLNIYRNPQNSAQSADGLTCAISDMEMQEHYDEFFEEVFTEMEEKYGEVEEMNVCDNLGDHLVGNVYVKFRYEEDAEKAVIDLNNRWFNGQPIHAELSPVTDFREACCRQYEMGECTRGGFCNFMHLKPISRELRRELYGRRRKSRHRSRSRSRERRSRSRDRGRGGGGGRDHERRRSRDRERSGRF